A single region of the Plasmodium malariae genome assembly, chromosome: 7 genome encodes:
- the PmUG01_07011500 gene encoding Plasmodium exported protein, unknown function, which produces MLAFFTKAIISSILIWTYKYFDELSIYRKSWNKRYNRNNTFNVQFTRLLSSETKVKEEQSINDSLYKSDDSFIERPNSLEHDEEFKKIFTNLMQRDISEQEFNDLMQYTTFHKEYDSSNIKQNLKKKHNLKHYDIVEKHKKSHIFLKKVDSENESNLFQNSSCNKHHSLKHHDIDKDLLYLRKKRQVYSLVKSNKQFLKKRLLVLFTLIILGIVIALLLYCLPSNQATKSFVDFSFESCRWILL; this is translated from the exons atgCTTGCCTTTTTTACTAAAGCTATTATTTCTTCCATTTTAATATGgacttataaatatttcgaTGAG ttatCTATTTATCGTAAATCATGGAACAAAAGATACAACCGAAATAATACATTCAACGTACAATTTACAAGATTACTAAGTAGTGAaacaaaagtaaaagaagagc aaagtataaatgaTTCACTATACAAAAGCGATGATTCCTTTATAGAAAGACCAAATTCATTAGAACATGAtgaagaatttaaaaaaatatttactaatTTAATGCAACGTGATATTTCTGAACAAGAATTTAATGATTTGATGCAATACACAACATTTCACAAAGAATACGATTCATCcaatattaaacaaaatttaaaaaaaaaacataaccTAAAACATTATGATATTGTtgaaaaacacaaaaaatcacatatatttttaaagaaggTAGACTCAGAAAATGAAtcaaatttatttcaaaacAGTTCATGTAATAAACATCATTCCTTAAAGCATCATGATATAGATAAggatcttttatatttaagaaaaaaacgGCAAGTATATTCTTTAGTTAAGTCAAACAAacaatttcttaaaaaaagattattagTATTGTTTACTCTAATTATATTAGGTATTGTTATTGCACTGTTACTGTACTGCTTGCCATCAAATCAGGCTACTAAAAGTTTCGTTGATTTCTCATTCGAATCATGCAGATGGATACTTTTGTAA